A region of Patescibacteria group bacterium DNA encodes the following proteins:
- a CDS encoding NAD-dependent epimerase/dehydratase family protein, which translates to MEIIVTGGAGFIGSHVVDALIGRGFQVTVIDNLITGKRANVHKIAKLIRLDVRNPKLNNLFKTIKPVYVFHLAAQMDVKKSLREPLFDASVNILGSLNVIKSAADVGVKKFIFTSTGGAVYGDTSIIPTPETVPEAPISPYGVAKLAVDKYLHQFWHVAGMPYVSLRFGNVYGPRQRADGEAGVVAIFAGRLVRGLPCAINGSGKQTRDFVYVGDVVDAAMKAMYKPFVGTVNIATGKESSVNTVYMLLAKNIQTRLKATHNPAIQGEQMRSVLDWKKAKKVLGWKPKVNLEEGLRRTIAWHCHNAKIKNQKSK; encoded by the coding sequence ACCGGCGGAGCGGGGTTTATCGGATCGCATGTTGTGGATGCGCTGATTGGGCGTGGATTTCAGGTAACGGTGATTGATAATCTTATTACTGGCAAGCGGGCAAACGTGCACAAAATAGCTAAGCTGATTAGGTTGGATGTCAGAAACCCTAAACTTAATAATTTATTTAAAACAATAAAACCTGTATACGTTTTTCATCTTGCAGCGCAAATGGACGTGAAAAAATCATTGAGAGAGCCGCTTTTTGACGCGAGTGTGAACATATTAGGATCGCTCAACGTGATTAAATCAGCTGCTGATGTTGGGGTGAAAAAATTTATCTTTACCTCAACTGGCGGCGCAGTCTACGGCGACACATCAATTATTCCCACACCCGAAACAGTACCCGAGGCGCCCATTTCACCATATGGGGTGGCAAAGCTCGCGGTAGATAAATACCTCCATCAATTTTGGCACGTTGCAGGCATGCCCTATGTGAGCTTGAGATTTGGCAACGTGTATGGACCGCGCCAGCGTGCTGACGGCGAGGCGGGCGTGGTGGCAATCTTTGCAGGAAGGCTCGTACGCGGATTGCCCTGCGCGATAAATGGGAGCGGTAAACAAACGCGCGATTTCGTATATGTGGGCGATGTAGTAGATGCGGCTATGAAGGCAATGTATAAACCTTTTGTGGGCACGGTCAACATTGCAACAGGGAAGGAATCATCGGTAAATACGGTATATATGTTGTTGGCGAAAAACATACAGACGCGTTTGAAGGCCACACATAATCCTGCGATTCAGGGGGAGCAAATGCGCAGCGTGCTAGATTGGAAAAAAGCGAAAAAAGTGCTAGGATGGAAGCCGAAGGTGAATTTAGAGGAAGGATTGAGGAGAACTATTGCATGGCATTGTCATAATGCAAAAATCAAAAATCAAAAATCAAAATGA
- a CDS encoding glycosyltransferase family 2 protein encodes MTVVVVIPAFNESRTIAEVIHGCLQHASEVMVINDGSCDDTALRARQAGAAVFEHMVNRGYGAALQTGIQAALMRGADIIVTIDADGQHEPEEIIKVIEPLQKGEADIVIGDRFGTQSKREGMSLLRKAYITAGNLLTWILYGVWLSDTQSGFRAYTRNALRNLQTHAQGMEFSSEIIGEAARLGLRIATIPITVRYTDYSIGKGQNISTGIGTAFRLFLRRILR; translated from the coding sequence ATGACTGTGGTAGTTGTAATTCCCGCTTTTAACGAATCTCGGACCATTGCCGAAGTTATCCATGGCTGTTTGCAGCACGCGAGTGAGGTCATGGTCATAAATGACGGTTCGTGCGATGATACTGCGCTGCGCGCGCGTCAGGCAGGCGCTGCTGTTTTTGAGCATATGGTGAACAGGGGATATGGCGCGGCATTGCAAACCGGCATACAGGCGGCGCTTATGCGCGGTGCGGACATCATCGTGACCATTGATGCGGACGGCCAGCATGAGCCGGAAGAGATCATAAAGGTTATTGAGCCGCTCCAAAAAGGCGAAGCTGATATCGTGATAGGCGACAGGTTCGGTACGCAGTCAAAGCGCGAAGGAATGAGTTTATTAAGAAAAGCCTACATTACCGCGGGGAACCTCCTCACATGGATCCTCTACGGCGTATGGCTCTCTGATACCCAGTCGGGATTCCGCGCTTATACGCGCAATGCGTTAAGAAATTTGCAGACTCATGCACAGGGTATGGAATTTTCTTCTGAAATCATTGGAGAAGCGGCTAGACTGGGTTTGAGAATTGCGACTATCCCCATCACAGTGCGCTATACTGACTATTCGATAGGAAAGGGGCAGAATATATCTACAGGTATTGGGACTGCATTTCGGCTGTTCTTAAGAAGAATTTTGAGATAA
- a CDS encoding DUF2304 domain-containing protein: MVFQIIACALIILIVGRIAWQFRRGTISGKEFFFWSFFWVLAAAAILVPNALTMIANILGIGRGTDLAFYGSFVIVAYVLFRIVVRMDKMERDITKVVRHLALDDTHQVSRIKYQGTDRDTLENRDT; the protein is encoded by the coding sequence ATGGTTTTCCAGATCATCGCGTGCGCGTTAATCATATTGATTGTGGGGCGGATCGCATGGCAATTCCGCCGAGGCACGATCAGCGGGAAAGAATTTTTCTTTTGGTCGTTTTTTTGGGTGCTTGCCGCGGCGGCCATACTCGTGCCCAACGCCTTAACCATGATCGCGAATATATTAGGCATCGGGCGGGGGACTGACCTCGCATTTTACGGCTCATTCGTCATCGTCGCCTATGTGCTCTTCAGAATTGTGGTACGGATGGATAAGATGGAAAGGGATATCACAAAAGTAGTGAGACATTTGGCGCTTGATGATACGCATCAGGTATCACGTATTAAGTATCAGGGGACTGACCGCGATACGCTTGAGAATCGTGATACGTAA